AATATCTCGCACATGGTGCAGTGTCATTGTTGATGTTACCAGGTCATAACGGCCCTCTATCGCGTCCACGCAGGCCGCGTCAATGTGGTATGTGGTGATATTGCCAATCTGACAGTCCTTGGCTTTTCTCGCGAGAACGTCCAGCATTGTTCGGGAACTATCGGCGCCCGTGACATGACCCGCTTGGGCCGCCAGTTGAAGCGTCAGGAGTCCCGTGCCGCAGCCAAAATCGAATACCTCCAATGAAGGCGTGAGCGCAACAGTCCCGGCTATGGCAGTGAACAGGTCATTGGCGAGTGTGACGCGGTGTGGCTTCTCGTCCCATGTTGTCGCTTCCAAGTCAAAATCGCGCTTGCGGTTTACCACAATACCTGCGTCTCCCTTGAACATACCTGCAATGAATCAATAAGCAAGGCAAAGGTTGCCGATTGCGAATGGGGATGCATTATCTGAGAAGATTTCAGCGACTCGTACGTGGCCGGGTATGCCTCCCGTACCCACTGTCGAAACGGCATGCCGCTCCCTTCGTAGAGGTCAAGCAGCTGTCCGATTGGCGCATTTTTGAACATCGGTCCGAACTGTTTGCGCGCGGTCGCCGTGTCGGCGCCTTTGAGCAACAAGTAGCAGGCGGACGCTACGCCGGTACGGTGCGTTCCGCCTTCACAATGCGCCAGGAACGGTCTCCTGCCAGACTCGACAACGTCAACGAATCGGGCAAGCGATTCCGGGTCCGGCAGCCTTCCTTTTGACCAGGCGAAGTCCTCGTGCGCTACGCCCATCTCGCGGCAGACGGCCACTTCTTCGTCATACCAAGGGGACCCCGGATTATGGCCACGCAAATTGATGACAGTCTGAATGCCGTGTTCTTGGATAGCTGCTTTCAGAGCCCTGCCGCTCATTTGGCGTGAACCGTAGAAGGCGTTGTCCTCAACCGTTCTGAAGTTGTGTCCGGGAAAGTACATCCAGACGGGAATCGCCACAACCAGTAACGCGATGCCCAAGAGCGCTGCCGCGATTTTGAGCAAGGTCCTCATAAGAAGATCCGCCTGTTGTTTCGCTGTGCGCTGCTCATGCGACCAATAGCTTCGGCCGCGTCAATGGTCGCAGACGTTTGCGCCGGTTTGGAGCGTCCCATCGAGAAAGGCGTTGACGAGGATGTCAACGGGCCCTGTGGGGACCCCCGTAATGACCTGAATGCCGCTCTCCGCGAAGAGCGCCTGCGCGCGCGAGCCCATGCCGCCAGCCAGCACGACATGGACGCCCTGCTCGCGAAGCCAGGGGGGCAACAAGCCTGGCTGGTGTTCGGGCGCCTCGACTTTCTCTACGCGGAGAATGCTCTTGGCCTTCTTGTCCACGTCTACGAGCGCGAACTCCTCGCAGTGGCCAAAGTGTACGGCCAGGTTTCCATCGACGATCGGAATGGCAATACGCATACGTTCTAACTCCTTGTGTGTTTCAGGCTCTTTCAAACCGGTATCCATTGCAAGTATAGGTTGCACCACCCGAAGAAAGGCCTTGGCCGTCTCCGTTTGAGCGTAATGATGCACGTAAGGCGCGCCGGCATCGCAGGCTTCGCCAATGCCCGGGTCCAGCGGGATGCGTCCGAGGAAGGGCACGCCCATTTCCGCGGCCATGCGTTCGCCGCCGCCCGTCTTGAAGATATCCGTGACTTGCCCGCACTTGGGGCAGACGAAACCGCTCATGTTCTCGACCACTCCAAGCACGGGCAGCTTCAAGGCGCGGCAGAAACTGATGGACTTGCGCACGTCGGCCAAGGCCACTTCCTGGGGCGTCGTCACTATGACGGCCCCATCCGCGTCCTCAATCAGTTGGCACACGGAGAGCGGTTCGTCGCCTGTTCCGGGCGGGGAATCAATCACCAGATAATCCAATTCGCCCCAATCGGCATCTTTCAGGAACTGCTTGATGGCGCCCATTTTCATGGGACCGCGCCAGATTACGGCGTCGTCCACATGCTGCAAGAAGAAACCAATGGACAGGACTTTCAGGTCTCCCAACTCGACTGGGAGCAGC
Above is a genomic segment from Candidatus Hydrogenedentota bacterium containing:
- a CDS encoding class I SAM-dependent methyltransferase, with translation MVNRKRDFDLEATTWDEKPHRVTLANDLFTAIAGTVALTPSLEVFDFGCGTGLLTLQLAAQAGHVTGADSSRTMLDVLARKAKDCQIGNITTYHIDAACVDAIEGRYDLVTSTMTLHHVRDIAPLLEQFFRILRPGGHVCIADLDLENGDFHGNNEDVFHFGFDRGLLQETLSAAGFVRVRNKKATEVHKTGSDGQVRSFSVFLITGQRREACITTGGT
- a CDS encoding tyrosine-protein phosphatase, whose protein sequence is MRTLLKIAAALLGIALLVVAIPVWMYFPGHNFRTVEDNAFYGSRQMSGRALKAAIQEHGIQTVINLRGHNPGSPWYDEEVAVCREMGVAHEDFAWSKGRLPDPESLARFVDVVESGRRPFLAHCEGGTHRTGVASACYLLLKGADTATARKQFGPMFKNAPIGQLLDLYEGSGMPFRQWVREAYPATYESLKSSQIMHPHSQSATFALLIDSLQVCSRETQVLW
- a CDS encoding P-loop NTPase, with the translated sequence MATELIIGRTIQTALELEQEDILEELNPFPESHHHCALLAANTVRAAAQDFVDKQQTNACGDCSQKACTAKEQRLDESNEQYLERQQLAQRLCQVKHKILVLSGKGGVGKSTVAVNLAVSLSLAGKRVGLLDVDFHGPSIPKMLRLEGAHVMTEDKTLLPVELGDLKVLSIGFFLQHVDDAVIWRGPMKMGAIKQFLKDADWGELDYLVIDSPPGTGDEPLSVCQLIEDADGAVIVTTPQEVALADVRKSISFCRALKLPVLGVVENMSGFVCPKCGQVTDIFKTGGGERMAAEMGVPFLGRIPLDPGIGEACDAGAPYVHHYAQTETAKAFLRVVQPILAMDTGLKEPETHKELERMRIAIPIVDGNLAVHFGHCEEFALVDVDKKAKSILRVEKVEAPEHQPGLLPPWLREQGVHVVLAGGMGSRAQALFAESGIQVITGVPTGPVDILVNAFLDGTLQTGANVCDH